The window ATAGCGGGCGTGTGTGATTAGCTGTCTGTCTCAGGTTTCTCTCCATTTGCTGTCTTTCTAAATCTACCATTTGCTAATACCTGACACCAGATCAGCTTCACATTCTGGGAGAGATCAAGAAAGAGACGGGGGTTTCCTCAGGCCAGTGTTACCGTTTACACAAGagctagattaaaaaaattcacAGAAAGGGCGGCCAGTACCACAAACACATTGAGACGATTGCATCATATACACAGTACGGCATTTATAGGCTGTTATTTCCCTGTAAAACTCAAACCTTTTTCGACCTGTAGCCAGTGCGTTTGTACATTTCCTCATTTGTGTTGGCATCAAAGCTCTGTCATTAACAAAGATGTGAGACGCTCTTGGACAAAAGCCAGTTTTCAGTAATTGTTGGAATGCTGTGGTCAAGATCATGGGTTACATTCCCACAATTTATTTTTCCTTAAAATTTCGCAACAGTACTCTTATTCTTATCACTGCTACTAGTTAGTACCTATCCCTGCTCAGATTGTGTATTTACAGATCGTGCAGCTCCATCTCTTGTCTCCCTCTTTACATTCCTTATGTGCAGTAAAATCTCAGTTTCTGTCATCTTTTCGAGGCAGTTTTAGAATAAAGTGTCAACCTTCACAAAAAATCTGGCCTCCTTTAAATCTGTGAGCATTGATTGCAAACGTATGAGCATTTTTTTGTGTTGCTACTGCTTTTTTTCACAATTAATTCAGTTTGCAGAAACCAGGCTGGGGTTGAAGTTTAAACATCACTGCCGTGGTACATAGTGTAAAATTATTCTTAGTCCTTTCTACAGAACAATCAGCCACAGTGAACTTTGTGTTAACATTTAACAGACACAGTCTCCTAATCTAGTTTCTACTTCATGCTTGTTGCCATGGTAGCAAATCTCTCTTTGCTGTATGGCTGACTTGGGGCCACCTACCAACTGGGCTTTTGCTCAGTTTTAGTGGCGTTCATCAGACTGAGTTAAGTCCGTCTGCAAACATTTCACCTACATGCTGaaagtttgtttctgtttgcttCAAGTAAATGTCCACAGAGCTCATCCATGTCAGggcagatgatgttttcagtgACGGTGTTGATAAGTGAGGTCCTTTTATAGAGTGAAATATGTGCGTTTTGAAGGATGACTGCAGACATTTCTGCGACCAACAgtgtattaaaaaaagataCAGTTTTCCAGTCTGTGTGACTATCTGTGTGCCGAGTGTCTGCACACTGGAGCCCTGAGCTGCATTCTCTCCCAGCCCCCCACCCCACTCTCTGCTGCTAATCACACTGAGGACCTTTCAAGTGGACTGTGATTAGATTGTACAGGCATCCACTGCTTCTGCTGCCATATAAGTGTGAAAGAGATAAAAAGAGAAGGAATGAGGTCGAGATTTTATTCTAATCCCGACTCGAATGCTGCGGTATGAGACAAAGTTTCATGCACAGGGGCCACTGCTGTTGTGGAAAATGCGACTCGTGGTTTTGTGACATTAAACCTTTAAATCTCCGCAGATAAACGATGGCTTACTCATGAGCGCCTCTATCGTTGGTGTGGTACCTCTCTTTGTGTGCCTGTACGTTTCAGCCTTGACAGATTATGCTAAATTATGTAAAAAATGAAAGATAGAACTGTGAGATTAATGTTGTATGTGCCGGCCAGGGAGAAAACGGATAAACTTACTGTATGTATGGGAAGCGATGATTGCTCTTCCTGGAATATGCAGTCTTTTACCATGTGTTCCAATATTAAAAGAAATGACTGCAGTTCATGTCTGATTTACAATGAACTGTGTTTTGCCTCACTTGTTGTACGGCTCTGCGAACGGCTGTCCAGATGCAGCTCCAAAAATTTTTTGATAGATGACCAGAAAAATCTGCATTCATTGAAGAAATCATAACTTATGTAGATGAACTGTTAACTTTTTCTCCAGTTCCAGTTTGGAAATGGATTGTAGTCtgtccattttttatttattttttttgggggggggggggggtttatggCCAAATACAATTTGAACTGACTCTGATTTATTGTACGATGTTgtcttaaaataaaaataattaaaaaaaattctcacCAGTCTACACACAGCTCAGTCTACACTGAGCTTTTGTGAGTCCCACTTGAGTCATTGCTTATTGGGACGCTTCAACAACTGAGCAATGAGATGAGCCTCATGAATGAGAAACTGTGAACTAGTTCCTCTGTGACATGTAAGAGCAGCGCTCACTGCAGCACTCCATCACTCTGGCCTTCATGAAGGAGTCAAGTCATTCCTCACTATAAGTGGATGATAGCCTGCTGGCAATTACCCGAAGAGAACTTGAACGGCTGTCAGACCACGAGAGTCTAGCTCCTCCCATCTGATAAAAGATTGATTAATTAAATTGGCAGCAGTTTCCAGCTGCCAATGGTGTTTGCCAAAAACAAGGCACCCCATTAAAATCATTCCTAAAGCCAGCCATAGATGTGGCTGCATCATTCTTTGGACATGTTTTTATCTACCAGAGCTAAAAGACCCTTTGAAATAGAGGGAAATAATACAAGTTAAACTAAACAAAGACCCAAAGCATACTGCGGATTGGAACAGGTTTTTGAAAGTCCTGAAGTGAACCAACCAGAGGTACTTAAACTTAGTAAGGCATCAATGGAGATACTTAAAAGAGAATAGCTGTGCACTGAAGCCTCCCAACCAGCCTGGTTATCTTGAACCTTTCTACCGAGAGGAATGGGACAAACTTCTAAAGGACACATGAAAAATTTCTTCTGAAAAAAGGCTTCACAAGGCTGTTGCTTTCTCTCCGTGGAAAATTTTGTGTATACTAAGGAGGTATCAACTAAATCAGTCTTAAGATTTCACGATACACAACGTGGAGAAATCGAAGATTTCTGAAAACTTTACATTAGCACCGTATACCTGCCAGCTAACACACTATGAACATTATGTCTGCTTCGCGCTTCACACTCTGTCATGCCACAAGAGATATTTAGAAGTTATCTGGCAGTGGTTCAGAGAAGACAAGTGCGACAACTTTGACAATGGAGAAGTTGTTACAAGTGCAATTTTCCACTCCCTCAAGCCTTCAGGATGCAAAAACAAAGCAGCTAAACTGACTCTACGgcaatttaaatgaatacaaaCTGACTGGTCAATGGTTAAACTGTTTCATTCTTTTCTTCTGCCCATGTAGTGGTACATTCCCAGGAGAACTCCCAGGCCAGTCCATCAGCAGTGAAACGGGGCATCGAGTGCCTCAGATGTAGGGGCTCATGCAAAGGAGAGGTGCTGCGAGTCCAGAGCAGCTACTTCCACTTAAAATGTTTCACATGCAAGGGTGAGTGAAGTCAATATGCAGATGGGGAGCAGATCACCTCTTACATAAAAGAAACTGCTTCACCTGTCACTAATAACTGACACAATGgttacaaaatgaaaaaaaaaagtaataggCTACAATTAAATTTGATAATacttaattcaatcattgtataCCTTTTAGGTATCATTATTTTAGGTATTATAAATAAGATCTAACAAGTGAATAGTCATAGtctcacagtccaaaaacatgcttgTTAAGTGAACTGGTGATTTGAATTgactgagtgtgagcatgcaggGTTATTTCTGTCCAGGTTGCACCCTGCCTCTCATCCTGTGACaactgggacaggctccagtccccctgtgacccagaccagcataaattggttatgaaaaaaaaatgtattcattttctaGTCCTTGTAGAGTATCCTTTTAGATTACCTCACAACAATGTTTTCAGCAGAATATGCTGACTATGTATCGCTCATCAGATGCCATCGAATTTGAACTCATTAGAAAACTTTAAACATCCACACTGGGCTCTTGTAAGGTCCTCCTCGCTTTTCAGCGACCATTCACTAGAGTTACTCTGCTTCACAGAGGACATATTTGCTCAGCAACCTATTGTCCCCACTAATCAAACCTGACAACTCTCTCATGTTGCTGCCTTCTCACCACATTGTGGTGATGTTTACAGCGCAGAGGAGACAAAGAGACTTTCAGGGAAGAAAACTTGCTGTGTTGTAACCAGGGGGATGACTTGAATTTGTGGGCAAGGAAAATATTAGTTTTATTATTGGAAGTAGTTTGAAATCGGATGATCATCATACGACGGCTTAATCTAGCCTTGATTTATTTTCCACGTTTGCGGTAGCTCTACGCCTTTGTATGTTAACGATTCCAGTTCCTGTGGTTTGAGAACATATAGACAATCAATCAGTGAAGACCAGCAAACTTGTTTTCAGTGTGAGTGACTGACAGTGGGACAGGAATAGAGCAGTGTAAATCTGTCTTTGGCGTCTTAGTGCATTCTGCTGTGGCAGGCTTAGAGCGACAGAGTGGGTTTGGCCATATCAAATGTCCCCAAACAAGCTGAAAGAACACAGCACATCCTGTCAGTAACTTGTCACTTTGCTGATCagtatacacacatacacacacatgcactcaaaCAGATGTGTATACCAACTCAAATGCACACCAAGGCATGAACACTTAAGAGAATTTGGTCGAATTAGAGGTTTCCGACAACCCAAAAAATATTCATCTCATCCCTTTTATGGATAATGTAGATTGATGATGGCTTACAGCCCCGATTAGGATCATTTGGAATTTTGTTATACAATCTCTGGTTACAGAGCGATGATTCATTTGATTCTTGATTGTGGCCAAAAACTTcacagtgaaaaagaaaaaaataggaaaaaaaacatcagttcAATCATAATTAGAACATGTTTGAACAAGTCTGGTGTATCAGATTAACTTACAAATGACAAAAGCACacaacaaacagacacacatcaAATGAAGTGCCAAACAAATTGCAACCAGAgcaaatcagattttttttaaaactgaattaaGATAATGCTATTACAGGTTCAAAAGTTTAGCATATATCTATCTGCTTTATTCCGTATGATGGGAACACGGTTATTGAATGAGGCGGGAAAATTGCCGTCTgatttgtttttgcatttaGTAAGTGGGCTTGAAACCAGACACAAGCAACGATGTGTTGTCTTACTTGATGGAATTCTGGGTCCATTCATCTGCTCTGCTAGCTTATACCTTGAGGTGGAAAGTTAAGACTAGTTCAGGTTTTTCAAGTGGCAGCAGAAGAGTCAGCCGATCAGATCGCCTGACTCaaaatagccgctttcggacagagccgttctaagaacgcagttatcagaactgtcctactcgaatttcgttctgataactatccttccccagcggaactgtttcagtctgcattcgcacatgagtcgggaccaggtcgggactgatgcgccgcgcgcagccgtctgcgtcagtgacgtgttacatTAGCCGTTTTGCGCCACAttgaacaacaaaacaaaacaaaacaaaacccggtaaaagtaaggagagaagaaaaaaacaccacaaagacgctaatatggagagcggggaggccaccgtgttcatggtctgcatgatggtgatattaatcatggacgatcacatcaggcgtctaatatcgaggctggaagagcacacagagagagtcaggatcgagcgcaggcgatacttcttcgtttcatgaaggaaggagagcagagcgctgcagacaaaggagacaacgtttgagtttaacttattaaacacgcgcaggttgtgtctgtgtcgtatgagtaaacatttcagccgtgacagcatgacatggggcgtagctaccaaccaccaaacacctccgtcagatgtgttcctatagaacccagaacagacccagcctcggagaaggagctgaaagggttctaggaactgagggagatggtcccgagttcctgtatgtccgaatgcgggagaaaacggcccccgcggattaaaaggttattagaactgccaaaggttcctacagtccgaaagcggcttatgtgtCTGATCTCATGACTGATTGTCATTACAATCAGAGCAATAGTTTAAGCATCACCAATGGTAGGCTTGCAAGTGTTTTTTGTGGCAATCTTTCAGGTCTTCATTgggaaatgtttttgtttatccTGCAAAAAAGCTCTTTGTTCCAGAAGATTCTTTGGCAGTCTTGCATGAATTGCTATGGTGGGGGGCGATTATAAAACCTTAAGCGTATACTTCCCATGGCTGTCCACTGTAGATTTGGAGTTGTATTTAGGATGATTCTCCTGTTGTGGAAACCAtctatagctttttttttttaccaatgtTGCAATGTTTCATTCAAGAATCTGATGCCTTTTTAAATTAGTTTAATCGactctgctttttgctgtgcGGCAACACAAGTCCATTAGACGATCAGTCTAGTTGAAAAGGTGTTCTTTCCATTTCCTTTCCCGAAGTCTACAGTTTTATGGAGagccattacattcaaaatgaaatgaataaatagtACAGAAGTACAGAGATGGATAAATATACCATGAAATTAATAACATGTCAATGAagtagatttgaaaaaaaatcattaaaatgtCAGTTTGTCAATGGTCAatggacactttttttttgtcttttcaaaatggcgtttttatttattcatctccATGCATCTCTTTggaaaaaaaggcaaataaaaAGCGCCGCCGGATAAATGTTTTAGATAAAACACCAGGTTTATTCAGATTGACAGACTTCTTAATACTGAATTTTGTGGCTTCAGAGATGTGATCTGCTGCTCCCTATGcaattgtgtgtgtttgtacagtGTGTGGCTGTGACCTGGCTCAGAGTGGCTTCTTCATGAGGAATGGAGACCACCTCTGCCCGCTGGACTTCCAGCGGCTTCATGGCACAATTTGCAACAATTGTGGGGACTTTGTAGAGGGGGAGGTGATCACAGTCTTGGGGAAGAACTACCACCCGGCCTGCTTTGTTTGCACCACTTGCAAGTAATTCCAAACATTTTGACATTTCTAGATATGCAGACGTGTTATGCACTTGTGTGGCCGAcctctgtctttttctctgcttttcagGCATCCCTTTCCGGCTGGGGACTGTGTCACCTTCAGGGGCAGAGAGTGCCTCTGCCAGCGTTGTATTGAACCCGTGTCTCCTTCCAGTCATATCAGTTGTACCAATAGTGAGTGCACTTTAATCCACTCTCTAACCAGAAACATTTGATCCAATGCTCATATCAAAAAATATTTATCTATGAGATCAAACGCAAGGATTCCCTGGAGTCCCAATCAGAGGGTGGATTATATTGCAAACACCTGCCAGCTGGGTTTTCTGAGCAGCTGCCTGATTATTTTGTTTACCCCAGTCGGGCCAACACCACATCTGTCTCAATAcaggaaaaaatatttatacttCTCTGCAGGTGTCACGTTTGATTACATTTCAATAGGAATCTGTCTAAAGCGGGGGGGGGGTTACCTGTTATGTCCAAACACTGTCACCTTTGTCAGGAATGCATCCCAAGCAGTCACTCTGTTCCACTTCTAACCTCCTACTGCTGCAAAaagttccttttttaaaaacattgtgAGTTGACTTTACATTACGATCTTGTCACCATCCGCTGAAGATTGCATGTAAATAGCAGAGATCAAAAGAAGACTTAGACTCAGTCTGACCGATGAAGAGATCTATTTACAGATtatccaaaacaaaaaagatatcACTGCTTGTTAAGAAAATGACAGGAAAAGGTACTGTGCTTGTCTAAAGCTGTTGTTATTGGAACAGATTAGTTTAGCTTGCACATGTACTGTATTTCCAGACATGAATATGTATGCGTGTGTTGTCAGGTTGCACTGGCTGTGGTAGAGAGATCAAGAATGGCCAGGCTCTGCTAGCTCTGGGTGGCCAGTGGCACCTTGGCTGCTTCAAGTGTAAAGCCTGCAGGAAAGTCCTGAGTGGAGAATACATCAGCAAGTAAATACAAACCTCTCAGCTATGCTCTCTCTTACTTATAATCCTCTCTCCTTGTCTTTAATCTTTCCATACCAATAAATGAAGCATGCTATTAGTAATGTTATCAGAGCAATTCTGGAACAACTACATAAACGATGGCTCATATTTGATACATCTTTCAGAGATGGCGTTCCCTACTGTGAGAGGGACTTTCAGACTCAATTTGGGGTTAAATGTGAAGCATGTCAGAAGTTCATAACGGGAAAGGTCCTTGAGGTAAGCTACACTCTTTGTTTTCTCTAAATTCTGTGTCTTTTGTTACTGGACTGCACTTTTGATGAACCTCTGTAGAGGATGTACATCTAGTTATACAGCAGCATGCAAAAGTTTTAACAATATTAGTTTTCTATAAAAGGCTGAAAGTATAACGtacaactttttttaaaataaactgaCATTTTATGCGGGGTAAGAGTGGTATATTTGTTTTGCACAAGATCAAAGTGAGCAATGACGCTGACTCCTCGAACAACGAGGAATATTTGCCGCCGCACCTGCAAAAACATTCAGGTCATCAGAAGAAAACCTTTCCTGCATCCTTACCAGAAACGAGTTTCTGGTAAGGATGCAGGAAATGTAACTATTTAAAATCCACACATGCACCTAGTTCAAACTTTTCTCATCTTTttgtataaaaaataaatcagaagtGTGTGTTAACTCAGTCTAACTCCCAGTATAGTTGCCCTTATTCACATATTATTTCTGTTAaactctaataaaatcctgatttttataGCTGCATCAAAAATCACTGTATAAACAAATacagtataaataaatgtataatactgtaaaatacagtataaatCAATGTCTAAAAAATCACTATTCAAGAAGTTTCTTGAATAGTGACTTTTTCAGGTAACTGTACTGACTAGGAAATATATTTTAGCAAATGGTGGAGTAGGActttaaaataattcaaattcaaataaaactgTTTGGCCACAATAAGAAAAGGCCAattgaaggtaaaaaaaaccCGGCAGCATTTCATGAAAAGAACAAGTTTCTGTCTCTTAAGCACGGGCTTGGACCTATCCTGCTTTGGGcttgtgttgcagccactgATACAGGGAACATTTCACTGAAAGAAGTCATTTATTTAGATGAATTCCTCTATATTTAGATGAATTGTGCTggtaaaacacaacaaaacagccTCATCCTCCAAGCTGGAATTTTATTTTCCCAACCCGCTCCTTACAGGCTGCTCTTGTAGGCTACATTTCCCGTCTGTCTGCAGCCTTCTGCTTTTCTTGTTCTCTCCTCTAGGCCGGGGACAGACAGTATCACCCCGGTTGTGCGAGATGCAGCCGATGTGGCAAAATGTTCACAGAAGGAGAAGAAATGTACGTTCAAGGTCAGGTTTGggttttttctgtttattctgCATCATTTGTGATAAGTGTGCGTTTTTTCATCTCACATTAGTGTACGAGAAAAAGCTATTTTCCCCATAAAAGCTGCAAGagctaattatccctactcttGTAGGATCAACAGTCTGGCACCCAAAATGCAAAGACAACAGCAGAACTGAAGACAGTTGCAGGGTAAGACCTCTCTAACTTCACAGAAACTTTGAAATCAGCCACACACTATTTAAAGCATCAGAAGCAGCATTTTTATAAGCTGCTCATATTTAACAGCTGTTACAAATAGAGTAATATCAATGAGCATTTTGCCCTCTGCGATATGGATGTTTAACTTTGCAATATCAACTGTTTATACGCTGTCTTCCTCCTTAGGTCAGCAGACCAAAAACGCCCTGTCTTGATTACTTTTTCCCAACACATGAACTGAAGGTTAATATTGTGAGCGGGCCTGCTTTTTGCACTGGTGGCTGTCAAGAGTGAGCAGGCTGTGGTCTCAGAATTTGCGTTTAACCATGCTTGCTTGTCTCACACGCAAAAGGACACAATGCTTAGTTGGATCTCCAATTAAATGCTGCATGCTGATAAGTAGTATCCTGCTGGCAGTGTTGCATGGTTAGCTTTTCACTTCAGCCCTCGTATTCTACAAGCAACTCCACAATACACCAGTGTTGGAGGTGTGATGGCTACTTGTCTGCCTGACATCACTGTGCAATCGGGTGGAAGCATTCTTAATCTACTGCAATACAAAACAATGCCCATATGCTCTTGTTCTGTACTGCACATTGCATTACTGAAAGGGAACGGGTTTGAATATAATGGGAGATGTGTAGGAGGATACGTTACAAGCAGTCTGTCGACAAAGCAGAAATTGAAATGTTTCTACAAACAGGGTTTCTTATTTCTCCAGCCCAACAGATCATCATCCGAGAGCTCCTGTTCCAGGCCAGGCTCATGCACTCCAGGCAGCCCTGGTCGAACTATCTGTGTAAGTTTTTGGTGTCTCTGTCTGCTCATCATCTTGTCTGGTGTACATTTCCCATCTCATCTTTCAATTATGTACCTTTATTCAAATAGGGGAATCACGTGGACGAGTCGCTCTTGCACAGAGTTTCCTTTTGACAGGAAattaggggaaaaaaattagGGAAATAGCCGAATATTAGAATCAATAACATTATTATGGAAACAGGTTTTTTGgttttctgttatttctttttctttacccTAACCTTGACTGATCGGAACTAGTTTCATGTTGCTTGTGAGAGAAAATG of the Odontesthes bonariensis isolate fOdoBon6 chromosome 23, fOdoBon6.hap1, whole genome shotgun sequence genome contains:
- the LOC142373772 gene encoding actin-binding LIM protein 1-like isoform X4 translates to MKQKVVHSQENSQASPSAVKRGIECLRCRGSCKGEVLRVQSSYFHLKCFTCKVCGCDLAQSGFFMRNGDHLCPLDFQRLHGTICNNCGDFVEGEVITVLGKNYHPACFVCTTCKHPFPAGDCVTFRGRECLCQRCIEPVSPSSHISCTNSCTGCGREIKNGQALLALGGQWHLGCFKCKACRKVLSGEYISKDGVPYCERDFQTQFGVKCEACQKFITGKVLEAGDRQYHPGCARCSRCGKMFTEGEEMYVQGSTVWHPKCKDNSRTEDSCRPNRSSSESSCSRPGSCTPGSPGRTICAKVDNEIIDYRDLAAIPRVKAIYDIEHPDMISYKTVNDNSSTLDEKGNRQDRESPAESTGNISNTTEESFETKTHVPKSTSHGAFGGHNTYRPSYTPTSPRSPQHFHRPGSVLTSSLLSGNKNDVCPTSPLCPHFLSQAKDEGFNMYRRPPIYKQQDLNSPTSKTTSLPRYSHNFLNLPQSADFSQSNSDTFNFKVCKSD